In the genome of Mytilus edulis chromosome 14, xbMytEdul2.2, whole genome shotgun sequence, the window aaatttggctatacctgtagaaagcttattaaaaatggtatttcacatcctaaattttatggtaatattgtacttaaagcgaggaaatcactatgtgatccttgtaaactcatcgaacctttaaacaaacttataagtaagggttatcgtaccaatattgtaattagatctctgaatatagttcacattggcactaatattgattttgtcattagcaaattaaaacataactaaatttcattatcttttgaggcgagatgtatagagacacagacacgttaacttttgtttctatagaagtcgctcttcactatactactacctgtcgatacatttatttttggcattgcacaagtcatgtcttcttttactattaatgacgttaaaatactaaatccctgtgatgtgttttagtcgattttagtatctgatgcatgattttttactattaattggttttggcttttaactagctgtcagtaactgcgagtactctcaaatcgtattttcttgttaattcgacctgttgatactgtttataatgctttttttgttattttttatttatatggatcttgtttgtacaccagctttgattatttgtaatatcctcaatttttcacttattcttacaacatttgtataaacttcaagattataaaaaaccggtttttttctatagtgaacattgattggttaaatatttctcagtgtgtttaaatttgtttgtcagctttttggtcatgaatgtttgtctctaatatttatttaactgtgcatttgtattcagatatcgcagatcaaatttattcgttcattgtgtaatcatacgttttttgattgagttaagtctgccaattgatattttatcgtatgtttttctatgttgtgatgttatgctattgtttcggaaaaagggagaaggtttggatccattaaaacgtttaatcccgctgcaaatgtttgcacctgtcctaagtcaggaatctgatgtacagtagttgtcgtttgtttatgtaatatatacgtgtttctcgtttctcgttttgtttatatagattagaccgttggttttcccgtttgaatggttttatactagtaattttggggccctttatagcttgttgttcggtgtgagccaaggctccgtcttgaaggccgtactttaacctataatggtttacttttttaaattgttatttggatggagagttgtctcattggcactcacaccacatctgcctttatctatacaCCATTATATTTTCGTAGTAACTGACGTGTGGACTGTGAAAGGAACACTTTATACATTTCTGGATAGTCCGTTATTAGAAGGACTCGTGCAATGGCATTACAatctagtggatagttgtctcatatgcAATAATGCCACATCACCTCATGTTGATATCAAACTCACAAAAGTTAAATGTAATCATGCAATTACAAGTACTTGAATACTTTttagaaaataatcaaaaatacaacaaaaatatccaactctaaggaaaattctaaacggaaagtccttgaccatgcaaatggcaaaatctaaagatCAAATGCAACCAAGGAATAAATGTCAACTGTTATATTCTATACTTTATACAGGCATTGTCTTATGTTAACaatatggtggattaaatctggtttcataaggtatgtatttttttattgtttttcatattcTTTTCATTTTCACAGGTTAATGGAGAAgtcattatttttgttaaaagcagctttcctttttttttgccccatttatggacattatgttttctggtttgtgcgtctgttcgtccgtccgtctggcCAGCTTCAGGTTAATTTTTTTGGTGTATaggcagtttttgatgaagttgaagtccaatcaacttgaattttagtacacatgttccctatgatatgatctgtaaaattgtaatgccaaattagagatccccccccccctattttactgtccattgaacatagaaaatgatagtgcggattggacctccgtgtactggggacatattcttgttttagtTAATCATCAAGCGTATGCAGCAAATTAAATAAGCGACCTCTCATTTAGTATGAAAATGTAAgtcatatataatataaaatatatgtatactcctgtattttgaatattccaaacacctttaaaaaaaacttttaaatgtataGGTGAAACTATGATCTTAGCAGGGTAATTACAGATGATATACAAACAGTATATGGTTATCACATTCTAGTACAAATCCTGatgtaaaaatgagaatggacatagggaatgtgacaaagaggcaacaacccgaccaaaatgcAAATAACGACCGAAGTCAACCAATGGgtattcaatgcagcgagaacaTCCTGTACCCTGAGGCGTTCTTTAGCTGGTCCCTAAATAAAAAcgtatacttgttcagtgataatagacgtcatactaaactccgaaaaatataaaagtcaagaaaatgaaaaatcacacaagactaacaaaggccaggggctcctttcttgggataggcgcaaaaatgcggcggaattaaacatgttttttgaaatttataaacaGGCTAATTGCAGTAACGTTAGCGATTGCTTTATTTTAACTACACGTATTATTACCCATACCAACTTGCTATaaatgttgtctgttctatggtcgggttgttgtcgctttgacacattctccatttccattctcaattttatttataaacaataatgAACGCAAATAtgtatatatcaacttttaaactaaaaactaaaaaaatctgcATTAACATAATAATTCACGTCTATCGTGTCTCTAGAATTTACCTTAGCCATAACGCTTCATACAAACAATCGCACGTCACCGAAAGGACCAACGGATTTTGTCGAAAAAACTCCGCACTTCGTGGTGACCATTGCACTTCAGCGTTCCTATCGCACCTCCTAGTCCTTTATATGTTCTCATTTTGGATAACTAGTGGTTATACAGGCTAAAACCATATTTTGTGTATCTACCTCGTCTCAATAATGTTAGATCTaaaaatttgcattaaaaaagttgtgttttccctcagcgggattcgaaccctAGCATCTATATGACACATCGCGGCAAGATCACTTGAACAACTAGGCTACTGTGTCGGATAACAATGTTACCTTATGCATTAATATTGAAGGAATATTGATAAATCATATTAACCTATTTCGCCATGCAACATTTTTGTTGTAGTTTGTAGCTGTTCGAACACTACTCGGTTCATTGTAGAAACCTTTTTTAATGGTTATCGGGATGGAACCTATATACGTGGAACGTTCCCCTGCGGACTGCAGTGCAGCTTTTGTATTGCCATATTCAACTAGAAGCTGTTGGCAGTCTTTCAATGATAATATCCCGACATTTTTGCTGCTAACTTTAACTGTTACTGTAAGAGTTATCGCTCTTTGACTGGCATATAGTAGTTCAAGAACTCCAGATTTCGTAATGTTGTAATTCTTGCACATTAtcaatttttctatatttttaccaTGAGTTCCTATCGATGATAATACTGTATTGGTAAATTTAGATGTACCAATTTTTGAACCTCCCGAAATATCCAAAATGTTTATACTGAGACATTTTTTGAGCAGGTAATGTATTGCCTCATCAGTAATTATATGAGTACCGGTCAGGTACACTTCCCGGAGGTCAGGACAATAGTCTGCAATTTGCTTTATCGAGTCTCCATCTATATTTTGACAGAATTGCAAGCTTAGTTTTCGAATATGGGAGTGTTGACCAATGTTATGGGTCATATTATGTGCGTTCAGTGTTGTTCTGTTGTTCAAATCCCTTTCCGTATTttgtttgttcatgttgtttgcgTCTTGTTCTCTTGTGAATGCTCTAAAGTCCAAATTGTGTATAAAGTTGCAGCTGTTAAACTTTGCTGTTTTTAACCAAAGGCATTTACCAATTAGACAATTTATACTTTTATGCGTAATTTTCACGCATTTATTGAAATTTACATGTTCCAAATTTCTGCACCTATTCGAAAGGTCTTCTATTCCAGTATCAGTCACCCCCGGGCATCCTGACAGCTTTAACGACAGTAAGTTGCTACAATTCTTTGCTAACGAGTGCACTCCATTATCATCTATTCCTTCGCAATATTTTGCTACAATGACCCGTAGTTCTGGACAGCCACCGGAGATGTAGTCTATACCGATGTTAGTTATATTTCTCCCTTTGGAGTATGCATCCTTCTCAATAATCAAACATTTTAACTTTTTACAAAAGACGCCGACAAATGAGAAGCCTACGTCAGTGATATAAACGCTCCGTTGAACAGAGAGGTGTTCCAAGTTAGGCGTATTCTGTACAATAGCTTTTAAATCGTTATCCTTGATATACGTTCCATTTATTGACAACGATTTCATGTTACTGAGTAGTGGTATAGAATCAAAAGCATCCTGACCAATGTCCGGACAATCATTTAGTGCTAGCGCTTCCAGCCTTGGACAATTATACAGTAAAGTTCTTACAGTGTCGCTGTTGAGATATGTTGATTTGAAATGCGTTATATTTGAAACATTTTGGAATAGCTTTTGCAAAGTATCGTTAGAAATTTGAATAATACCATGATCATGCTGATCTTCATCGATGTCAACTGTCAAATCAAACTTTTCAAGACTTTTTAAATGACATAAATCTGTAGGACTGGTATTATGAGCAGACATTCCTTTGCAAATAACCTTCAACATTTTCAGGTTTTTAGCCTGTTCAGCTATATtttcaaaaactgtaaaattaatgTATTGCGTTGACATATTcatttctaattttaaaagttttggaaATGCAAGtgtatttgttttatcattataCTCGTGACGCAACAGCTTTGCATTATAAACTTCCCAGTCTAAATCCGTTGCTAATACAAAATTGACCACGTGATATAAAATGGCTTCCATAATGTTCTCCAATAGTAAAGTAGATTTACTTTCgcttaaaaacattttaaaatctgCTAGTTCTTTCTGTAAATCAATATGCTTCCATAGAGGAGGACTGAGAGAATAATTCTTCCACATCGAACACACGTTTTTCacatttacaaataattcataaTGCGATAAATAGGAGAATATTTTCAGCAAAACTTCTTCTGGTAAATCACGAATAATATTGGTACCTCCTTCCGACGATGTGTCAACTAGGAGCAAGTGTTCCTCTGGTAAGTTATGAATACTACTGGTACCTTGTTCAAACGACGTGTCAACCGGGACCAAGTGTTCCTCAGAAACTGGTGAATTATTGATAATACTGGTACATGTACCTTCTTCAAACGACGGGTCAACCGGCACCAAGTGTTCCTCTAGTAAATTATGAATACTACTGGTGTCTTCTTCAGATGACATATCGACCAGGCCCAAGTGCATACCTCCTACAACGAAAATATATAAACTAATATTTTCAAGAATTGGTAATGAAATTTTAATACTAGTAAAGATGGTCAGGTAAAAAGTGTtgaatgaaaaagtaaaaaaaaaatgaagaattaGGGAAAATAAgccaagaaaataaaaaagagaatactggggtgtttaTATATAGAGATTAGAGAACAGCAAGCAAAAgatagaataaagaaaaaagaaaaaagggggaaTGAAGGAATACAAAAATAGGGGCCCCATCCGGATCCAGCGTTTACACAtactatacattgtacatgttacgttttttaaatgttattatgtTATCTacttacaatgtacatgtttGTAAAATGTTGTCATCCATCTGACGTTTGCGCTTTGGTCGAAACTATTTTGAGATCTAAACTTCATATTTTTATCCCTGCAAATTGATACCCAAATTCAAGCTGAATTGTGCCCATAAATGACGGAAACCCCATTTTATGTGAATGTTTTGACAGACATCATAGTGTCCTGTTTTACAGTTTTATATCGAATTTATATAGGTATAAAcaatgtccattgccatgaaatatGTCCCCTAAGTGGACAGTATTTTACAGCAACAACGAATTAAATAGTGTCCATATTAAAgcaaaatgatataaaatatttgacatcATTAAATCCTACAAATTGTAATCAATTGTGTACTCCAAGGGAAGTGATACAAAagtcatttatatgttttattatatttgaattttagacttgtaataaaataagaaagattgattaaaaatttattaatttcaacATACAAAATTGATAATGGATAAAAGTGTATACAGAgaaatttttaactatttaaattctaagaaatatccagCCAATCCTAATGACAATAATCAATCTGATAAAACGAAGCTTTAAAGATTTGAAAACAACAGAATGAAcgaataacaaaaataaacatattattgAACCTACCTTTCCGACAAGTTTGTTCCGCTTTACAAAGTAGTACACACATTTACTTTTACAATCTattctattgtatttatttaatacTTATCAATTTAAAGTCACACACCATATACTACACTTTAAATATAAATCGATTACATTGTTAAAGTTGAAGTTATCAGACAAATACACACTTTAAACCGATGTCCGCCGTAAATAGTGTTGATATCGATACAATACAATACGGTAGGGGAGataccatttttttatggaaaggGGGGTCGGATGAAACCTGAAAAAGGCAGAACAGGAGTTTTCAGTTTAAAAAAGGCAGCTTGAAACACTGCGCCAAAAAAATAAGGCACCCTTTCACGCTTAAAATTTGAATGGTATATTGTAGCTCCCTAAGTAGGCCATTCAAAAAGAGACGACCGGTGtcctatagccattcttcccTCGTGGCAATTTCCCGGGGtggctgggggggggggggggggggggggtgattgaCCCAATCCCCCCTTCccgaattttgagcaaagtatataaaatttcgacctcattttactcaaaaagtagcacatgaaggtatgttttttattacatatttgaattaatCAGTCAAAACATAGCCTACATGGAAATTGTcagcaaaatttaaaaatgcgatcaaaactgtatcgtatgcccttaataacGAAATAACTATGAacgatttttattttcatatgagacCATGCTAtacttcatataaaaaaaaaagcccgCATAGACAGACATTAACTGCGAAAACATGTCTATTTAGTACATGTATGGTTGTGAAACGACAGTTTTTCAATCGGAGATAGATAAGACTATTTATTATTGAAGCTTTACTTGCATCATTGGAATTAAAGTTTACTCGTTATACTAGCCTGTGGTCAGACAAACTAAACCTGCAACGTGAATTGTTGCGGCGAAACATATTAATAATGTTCCTTGGGTGATAATGAACCCCAACGAAAACTGTTTGGCATTTCAAAGCATGAGGGTATTAGTATGGAGTATACACCTACATGTAGTCAGTTATCAGGTCAAAAGAATGCATGTAAATGTCAGCATGTTGAAAATTCAGATGATCAGACAAAACATCACAAAAAATGCAATTAAAGACGGGTAAAATATAGACGGACTGGTGGACATGTATGCAGAGTATGAGAAAAATATAGATCGGCTGATAAGGTAGACATGACGACAGATTGATGAACACGTACACTGACTGGTAGATATGTTGTCAGACTGTTGGAAATGTACACTGACTTGTAAATATAGATAGATAAACTATTCAACACGGAGAAGAACTGGTGGACATGTAGACAGAATAGTAGACACAAGGACGGACTGGTGAATATGAGTTCAGACTATTGAACATGAACTTGATGAAGAAAGACTAAAGGATACATAGATAGAACGTTGAAAATGTAGGCGACAAATGGACACAGACAGACTGGTGACCATGTAGACAGACTTGTTAACACTAGTGGACACAGACAAACTGACGAACAGCTGtgtaatttaaatgtaaattgaCAATAAATTTATTGTCAGTATAAAAATCTAATTCTAACTCTGTTGGAattaattttcagacttattcattatcactgaactagtatatatatttgtttaggggccagctgaagaacgcctccgggtgcgggactttctcgcttcattgaagacctgttggtggccttctgctgttgtctgccctatggtcgggttgttgtctctgtgacacattccccatttccattctcaattttatttttattatatcaatataatgaaatttatcaTATGGGGGGAAGTGACTATATGTATACGTATTGCCAAATTTCCGCGGGGGAAGAACTGCAATGATCTAAAAATTCCTAAGGGGGGAAATTGGCTACTGGCATGGGGAAGAATCGCTATAACACTGGGAAGGTCATTTACAGACAACTACCAGGGTTATTTAAAGAGTCCTTAAAAGTACAGAGAGCAGagtaaaacatatcaaaatagaATAGAAAGTATTTCCTATAGGTCTTattcttgattgattgattgattggttggtgtttgcttaatgtccagtggcaaatatttcagttaTAGTCAATACGGTGTCATATTCTTGCAAGAAGGTGTGGACTCTTTTAGATATGAAGACCTATTATAAATAACTATAAAGATAGATATCGATAAACATGATGCTCTTTGATGTATTGGTTACTACATATTTAATTGAGCGGAGATTTTGGAAGTTGGTCAGCCTACTcatatgttaaatattttgttttattgtactGACAAAAGTGTAAGTAAAATTAATCTTTATTCCTTTACAAATAGAATATGCAAATGAAAGTGTATATTTCAAATAGTTGTCACTGGCCAAGCATGTCAATTGTTGCaaaatgcatatacatgtatatcctcTATGATTCTCAGAATTCCGTCATCACAAGTATCTAGGACTAGGCATTTATATCGATTGGAAACAGCCAGTACCAAAGCTTTTTGTGCTTCAAAGGTATAAATGTTATTATTAACCTACCTTCAACTAGTTTTCGAACTACAGTTCGCGAATATCATTTCAGGGTCTTTTTATTCGtattatcaacatcttaaatatGTGTCTTTCAAGaagattataatgaaaaataatccTTGTTCAGGTCAATCGCAACAAAAGCTACTATTTATCCTCTGTTTGCTTTATCTATAATTCTAGTTTCATCCtcagattttaaaatgaaaacggCAGTTTAGAATTGttgattttattcaaaattaaaaagttgtCTACAGTCCTTGAAATATGATGAGTAATTTCAAATGCGTCTGTTTGTCGGATGCGTGGACATAACTTTtagtgtatacgccagacgctcgtttcgtctacataattgACTcatcattctaatgcaacaacgtttgtaacgttcattttgattggataacgtcacttatttacatggcatcaattgacaattaatGCTATGGGACGTGCAAGCAAGCGCAgccggcatatgacagattttaaatacatgtattaacgttgttttctgtcagtttcattagaatggagataacaatattgtattttaagctccgacggcatcaattggggatatG includes:
- the LOC139503050 gene encoding F-box/LRR-repeat protein fbxl-1-like → MNMSTQYINFTVFENIAEQAKNLKMLKVICKGMSAHNTSPTDLCHLKSLEKFDLTVDIDEDQHDHGIIQISNDTLQKLFQNVSNITHFKSTYLNSDTVRTLLYNCPRLEALALNDCPDIGQDAFDSIPLLSNMKSLSINGTYIKDNDLKAIVQNTPNLEHLSVQRSVYITDVGFSFVGVFCKKLKCLIIEKDAYSKGRNITNIGIDYISGGCPELRVIVAKYCEGIDDNGVHSLAKNCSNLLSLKLSGCPGVTDTGIEDLSNRCRNLEHVNFNKCVKITHKSINCLIGKCLWLKTAKFNSCNFIHNLDFRAFTREQDANNMNKQNTERDLNNRTTLNAHNMTHNIGQHSHIRKLSLQFCQNIDGDSIKQIADYCPDLREVYLTGTHIITDEAIHYLLKKCLSINILDISGGSKIGTSKFTNTVLSSIGTHGKNIEKLIMCKNYNITKSGVLELLYASQRAITLTVTVKVSSKNVGILSLKDCQQLLVEYGNTKAALQSAGERSTYIGSIPITIKKGFYNEPSSVRTATNYNKNVAWRNRLI